GGAGGTCTGGCCGACGACGATCTCCCCCGGCGACAGCGACACCGCACCCCGCGCACCGCGGCACGGCTGGGCTGAGCCGGGCCGTCCACTTCGGACGGCCCGGCTCCCCGGCTCAGTCGGCTCGCGTTCGGTCGGCTCGCGTTCAGTCGGCCCAGTAGAGCCGCATCGGGTTGTCCACCAACAGCTTCTGCCGCGCTTCGGCACTCGGCGCGATGCGGGGCACGAAGTCGACCAGCGTGCCGTCGTCGGGCATGTGGCTCTTCATGTTGGGGTGCGGCCAGTCCGTGCCCCACAGGACGCGGTCCGGGAACTCCTCCACGAGCGCGCGGCCGAAGGGCACCACGTCGTCATACGGCGGGCCGGCCACCGTGAGGCGTTCCGGGCCGGTGACCTTCACGTGGAAGTTCGGGTGCTCGCGCAGCAGCGTGCGGAAGCGGCCGAACTCCGGGCCGTCGACGGGTTTCGTCACGTCCGGGCGGCCCATGTGGTCCACCAGGACCGTGGTCGGCAGCGAGGTGAACAGGTCCCACTTCTCGGCGAGGTCCGCCGCCTCGAAGTAGATCACGATGTGCCAGCCCAGCGGCGCGATCCGGGCGACCAGGTCGTGGTAGTACGCGTCGGGCTTCGGGTCCACGAGCCGGCGCACGAAGTTCAGCCGGATGCCGCGCACGCCGGCCGCGTGCAGCCGGGCGAGCTCGTCGTCGGACTCGGTGCCGCGGATCGTCGCGATGCCGCGGGCGCGCTCGCCCGCCGCGTCGAGCGCGTCGACCAGCGCGCTGTTGTCGGCGCCGTGGCAGGTCGCCTGCACGATCACCTGGCGCTCGATGCCCAGGAAGTCGCGCAGGGCGAAAAGCTGCTCCTTGCCCGCGTCGGTCGGCGTGTACTTGCGTTCCGCCGCGTACGGAAACTTGTCACCCGGGCCGAACACATGCGTGTGCACGTCGACGGTGCCCGGCGGCAGCACGAAGGCCGGCTTCGACGGTTCCGGGTCGTAGGAGAGCCAGCCGGGGTCGGCCGTGAACGCGCTCACCCGACCCTCGCCTTCAGCGCCTGGTCCAGGCGCGGGTAGACGCGGCGCACGTTGCCCTCGTACACCTTGGTCTTGTCCTCTTCGGACAGTCCGAGCGCGTCGACGTAGCGGCGGGTGTCGTCGAAGTGGTGCCCGGTGCGCGAGTCGATGCCCCGCACCGCGCCGACCATCTCCGAGCCGAACAGCACGTTGTCCACGTTGATCACGTCGAACAGCAGGTTGATGCCCGGCTGGTGGTACACGCAGGTGTCGAAGAAGACGTTCGGCAGCACACCCTCGTCGGGCTCGGGGCGGCCGAGCATGTCGGCGAGCCCGCGGTAGCGGCCCCAGTGATACGGCACCGCGCCGCCGCCGTGCGGGATCACGAAGCGCAGGCCCGGGAAGTCGGTGAACAGGTCCGACTGCAGGAACTGCATGAACGCCGTGGTGTCGGC
The sequence above is a segment of the Amycolatopsis sp. 2-15 genome. Coding sequences within it:
- a CDS encoding amidohydrolase family protein, which gives rise to MSAFTADPGWLSYDPEPSKPAFVLPPGTVDVHTHVFGPGDKFPYAAERKYTPTDAGKEQLFALRDFLGIERQVIVQATCHGADNSALVDALDAAGERARGIATIRGTESDDELARLHAAGVRGIRLNFVRRLVDPKPDAYYHDLVARIAPLGWHIVIYFEAADLAEKWDLFTSLPTTVLVDHMGRPDVTKPVDGPEFGRFRTLLREHPNFHVKVTGPERLTVAGPPYDDVVPFGRALVEEFPDRVLWGTDWPHPNMKSHMPDDGTLVDFVPRIAPSAEARQKLLVDNPMRLYWAD